Proteins from one Streptosporangium becharense genomic window:
- a CDS encoding methyltransferase domain-containing protein: protein MVEPRSRWADITGGDAGERYAARFAALAESGADVHGEARLCAELVPPGSRVLDAGCGTGRVAIRLAELGYDCVGVDLDESMLRVARRAAPRLLWILADLGALDLSLFGSGASPTVLDPEAPVPGPVPAPGPVPGPGSVPGPGVRSAAVSDSGAPGLIPGSAVPGSGDFSSGDSGPAGVRPFDLVVAAGNVIPLLAPGTEARAVAGLAALLRPGGLLVSGFGLDAAHLPLASAPVGLADYDAWCEAAGLTPLRRLATWEGAPYDGGGYAVSIHLRAAAGELSKK, encoded by the coding sequence ATGGTGGAGCCGAGAAGCCGTTGGGCGGACATCACGGGTGGCGACGCGGGGGAGCGGTACGCGGCGAGGTTCGCCGCGCTGGCCGAGTCCGGAGCGGACGTCCACGGCGAGGCGCGGTTGTGCGCGGAGTTGGTGCCTCCGGGTTCCCGGGTGCTGGACGCCGGCTGCGGGACGGGCCGGGTGGCCATCCGGCTGGCCGAGCTGGGCTACGACTGCGTGGGCGTCGATCTCGACGAGTCCATGCTCCGGGTCGCCCGGCGGGCCGCGCCACGGCTTCTCTGGATCCTGGCCGACCTCGGGGCCCTCGACCTCAGCCTCTTCGGCTCCGGAGCCTCCCCGACCGTCCTCGACCCCGAGGCCCCAGTCCCCGGCCCAGTCCCAGCCCCAGGCCCAGTCCCTGGCCCCGGCTCAGTCCCCGGCCCCGGTGTCCGTTCCGCCGCCGTCTCCGATTCCGGCGCTCCGGGCCTCATCCCCGGCTCCGCTGTCCCCGGCTCAGGTGACTTTAGCTCCGGTGATTCCGGCCCGGCGGGCGTCAGGCCGTTCGACCTGGTCGTCGCCGCGGGCAACGTCATCCCGCTGCTCGCTCCGGGCACCGAGGCGCGGGCCGTCGCGGGCCTGGCCGCCCTGCTGCGGCCCGGCGGGCTGCTGGTCAGCGGGTTCGGGCTGGACGCCGCGCACCTTCCGCTCGCCTCTGCCCCGGTGGGGCTGGCCGACTACGACGCCTGGTGCGAGGCCGCAGGACTGACGCCGCTGCGCCGCCTCGCGACATGGGAAGGTGCCCCCTACGATGGGGGCGGGTACGCGGTCAGCATTCATCTGCGGGCCGCTGCCGGAGAGCTCTCCAAGAAATAG
- a CDS encoding Ppx/GppA phosphatase family protein, giving the protein MRLGVLDIGSNTVHLLVMDAHRGARPLPAYSHKVELRLAEHMEDGERLSAQGAARLRETVEEALRIAEDKGVEDLMAFATSAIREAVNGEEVLARLQVDTGVGIEVLSGQDEARLTFLAVRRWFGWSSGRLLVLDIGGGSLEIASGIDEQPDVAVSLPLGAGRLTRGRFTADPPPAEEVRTLRKHVRAEIARTVGAVLRYGQADHAVATSKTFKQLARIAGAAPTIEGPNTRRVLRHADLVGWTGRLATMGVRERAALPGVSEGRAPQLPAGAIVADATMDLFGVAELEVCPWALREGVILRRLDAMPER; this is encoded by the coding sequence ATGCGACTGGGCGTTCTTGATATCGGTTCCAACACGGTGCACCTGTTGGTGATGGATGCACACCGGGGGGCCCGGCCGCTACCGGCGTACTCCCACAAGGTGGAGCTGAGGCTCGCCGAGCACATGGAGGACGGTGAGCGGCTCTCGGCGCAGGGGGCGGCGCGGCTGCGCGAGACCGTCGAGGAGGCTCTGCGAATCGCCGAGGACAAGGGCGTCGAGGATCTGATGGCCTTCGCCACCTCCGCGATCAGGGAGGCGGTGAACGGTGAGGAGGTGCTCGCCCGCCTGCAGGTCGACACCGGCGTCGGGATCGAGGTGCTCTCCGGGCAGGACGAGGCGCGGCTGACGTTCCTGGCCGTGCGGCGGTGGTTCGGATGGTCGTCCGGACGGCTGCTGGTGCTCGACATCGGCGGCGGCTCGCTGGAGATCGCCTCGGGCATCGACGAGCAGCCGGACGTGGCGGTGTCGCTGCCGCTGGGGGCCGGTCGCCTCACCCGCGGCCGGTTCACCGCCGACCCCCCGCCCGCCGAGGAGGTCAGGACGTTGCGCAAGCACGTACGGGCGGAGATCGCCCGCACCGTGGGTGCCGTGTTGCGGTACGGGCAGGCGGATCACGCCGTGGCGACGTCCAAGACGTTCAAGCAGCTGGCGAGGATCGCCGGTGCCGCTCCCACGATCGAGGGGCCGAACACGCGCCGGGTGCTCCGGCACGCGGACCTGGTCGGCTGGACCGGCCGGCTGGCCACGATGGGCGTCCGGGAGCGGGCCGCGCTGCCCGGCGTCTCGGAGGGGAGGGCTCCCCAGCTGCCGGCCGGGGCGATCGTCGCCGACGCCACGATGGACCTGTTCGGCGTGGCGGAGCTGGAGGTGTGCCCGTGGGCGCTGCGCGAGGGCGTCATCCTGCGTCGGCTGGACGCGATGCCCGAACGGTGA
- a CDS encoding DUF1206 domain-containing protein, whose product MTSAQLEGAARRAANSQILDRLARLGMACRGVLYGLTGFLALQIAFGGGSEGKEADKTGAIEMVAEQPFGTVLLWLMVVGFTALALWQLSEAVIGRGRTKDRVESAARTVVYGLIVATLLSLLLRGDSGGSTDEHSKDLTAMLMDLPAGQLLVGLVGLGLVGLGAYWIHKGWKKRFLQDLQTGQMPPRARDLAEKLGMAGYLARGVIAAVAGVFVVQAALTYEPDRAKGIDSTLRSLADTPAGPWLLGVVAIGLLLFAGYCFFEARWHRM is encoded by the coding sequence ATGACAAGCGCTCAGCTGGAAGGCGCCGCGCGCAGAGCGGCGAACAGTCAGATACTGGACAGGCTCGCCCGCCTCGGCATGGCCTGCCGCGGAGTCCTCTACGGACTGACCGGGTTCCTGGCCCTGCAGATCGCCTTCGGTGGTGGGAGCGAGGGCAAGGAGGCCGACAAGACCGGCGCGATCGAGATGGTCGCCGAGCAGCCCTTCGGCACCGTGCTGCTCTGGCTCATGGTCGTCGGCTTCACCGCGCTGGCCCTGTGGCAGCTATCGGAGGCCGTGATCGGCCGGGGCCGGACGAAGGACCGGGTCGAGTCGGCGGCACGCACCGTGGTGTACGGGCTGATCGTGGCCACCCTGCTCAGCCTGCTGCTGCGCGGCGACTCGGGCGGCTCGACCGACGAGCACTCCAAGGACCTCACGGCGATGCTGATGGACCTACCCGCCGGCCAGCTCCTCGTGGGCCTGGTCGGGCTGGGCCTGGTCGGGCTCGGGGCCTACTGGATCCACAAGGGGTGGAAGAAGAGGTTCCTGCAGGACCTGCAGACCGGTCAGATGCCCCCGCGAGCGCGGGACCTGGCCGAGAAACTGGGAATGGCGGGTTACCTCGCGCGTGGAGTGATCGCCGCAGTGGCCGGAGTCTTCGTCGTCCAGGCCGCGCTGACCTACGAGCCCGACCGGGCCAAGGGCATCGACTCGACGCTGCGCTCGCTGGCGGACACCCCGGCAGGGCCGTGGCTGCTCGGCGTCGTCGCGATCGGCCTGCTCCTCTTCGCGGGCTACTGTTTCTTCGAGGCCCGCTGGCACCGGATGTGA
- a CDS encoding ATP-binding protein codes for MESSEYGDGEWALRLAGAPDQVARARRLISMTLGRDHPLHDDCVLLTSEIATNAVVHSRSGDGGVFTVTVVCSARSVRVCVQDEGSPQVPCVCHTDPDATGGRGLPLLEALSHRWGLVREGGSNRVWFELVLEPAVVRTPRLAGVR; via the coding sequence ATGGAGTCATCGGAGTACGGCGACGGGGAATGGGCGCTCCGCCTGGCGGGTGCCCCGGACCAGGTGGCCAGAGCCCGCCGTCTGATCTCGATGACCCTCGGTCGCGACCACCCCCTCCACGACGACTGCGTCCTGTTGACCAGTGAGATCGCCACCAACGCGGTCGTCCACTCCCGTTCGGGGGACGGCGGGGTCTTCACCGTCACCGTGGTCTGCTCCGCGCGGAGCGTGCGGGTGTGCGTCCAGGACGAGGGCTCGCCGCAGGTCCCGTGCGTCTGCCACACCGACCCGGACGCGACGGGCGGTCGCGGCCTGCCCCTGCTGGAGGCGCTGTCCCACCGCTGGGGGCTGGTCAGGGAGGGGGGCTCCAACCGGGTCTGGTTCGAACTCGTGCTGGAACCGGCCGTCGTCCGCACGCCCAGGCTGGCGGGCGTCAGGTGA
- a CDS encoding TetR/AcrR family transcriptional regulator, which translates to MPGPRSTRRALLDAARGEFAAHGLAGARVDRIAAAAGVNKQRIYGHFGNKDGLFAAVVDDALDDLLAIVTLPDGEQGETGALLREYVGQVSRYHRDHPEFLRLLQWEALENACPADPASARAARYREKVEQFGRRLGMPRDQAASVLFGVIGLAAWPQVLPQLAALIVGAENGREFVEERTLDWALGVAERAGPQA; encoded by the coding sequence ATGCCAGGTCCCCGATCCACCAGGCGTGCGTTGCTGGACGCCGCCCGCGGTGAATTCGCCGCCCATGGCCTCGCGGGAGCCCGGGTGGATCGGATCGCCGCCGCCGCCGGCGTGAACAAGCAACGCATCTACGGCCACTTCGGCAACAAGGACGGATTGTTCGCGGCGGTCGTCGACGACGCCCTTGACGATCTCCTGGCCATCGTCACCCTGCCCGACGGTGAGCAGGGCGAGACCGGCGCTCTGCTCCGCGAGTACGTCGGGCAGGTCTCCCGCTACCATCGCGACCATCCCGAATTCCTGCGCCTGCTGCAGTGGGAGGCACTGGAGAACGCCTGCCCGGCCGATCCGGCCTCGGCACGCGCGGCCAGGTACCGGGAGAAGGTCGAGCAGTTCGGCCGGCGTCTGGGGATGCCCCGCGATCAGGCCGCCTCCGTGCTTTTCGGGGTCATCGGCCTGGCCGCGTGGCCCCAGGTCCTCCCGCAACTCGCCGCGCTCATCGTCGGCGCCGAGAACGGCAGGGAGTTCGTCGAGGAGCGGACCCTGGACTGGGCCCTGGGCGTCGCGGAGCGGGCGGGCCCGCAGGCGTGA
- a CDS encoding MFS transporter: protein MPPASSPVDTSSPAIPSTGESVPFGRTTVALAFTALGLLTQLYGVIPLLGHIGTTLSVSPSSAASVQSVFGFAYSVGFILWGVVVDRLGARRVMLSGLALLIPVTFAAGLAPTLTWVLVARAAQGLLSAAFAPAAFSYLGSRVEPGRRGLAMTVLTSSFLAAAVIGQVFAQAVGVWQGWRWFFFTSAGFLAAAVIATALVLRRDPPVAPAPGNPFAPLGRLVTRRRLLAFLLATPAVLGPFVGLYTGIQLSGLIPQDALLALRASALPALIAAPFANRFLSRVPPARRLLAAFTVAAVAGAALAVLPGSVWTVGVCMFAVALTVSVAAPAMIEVVMPLALPHRGAGTALYTFTLFAGASVAPQLVGSLELGLSRTALVSAAVFAAAGAIVAVVSRTRPPAARRRVRPPAGGAVSR, encoded by the coding sequence ATGCCCCCAGCCTCCTCACCGGTGGACACCTCCTCCCCGGCGATCCCCTCGACCGGGGAGTCCGTCCCGTTCGGACGCACCACCGTGGCTCTCGCGTTCACCGCCCTGGGGCTGCTGACCCAGCTGTACGGTGTGATCCCCCTGCTCGGTCACATCGGGACCACCCTGTCGGTCTCCCCGAGTTCGGCGGCATCGGTCCAGAGCGTGTTCGGGTTCGCGTACTCGGTGGGCTTCATCCTGTGGGGCGTGGTGGTGGACCGGCTCGGTGCCCGGCGGGTGATGCTCTCCGGGCTGGCGCTGCTGATCCCGGTGACCTTCGCCGCGGGGCTCGCACCGACCCTGACCTGGGTGCTGGTCGCCCGCGCCGCGCAGGGGCTGCTCTCGGCTGCGTTCGCGCCGGCGGCGTTCTCCTACCTCGGCAGCCGCGTCGAACCCGGCAGGCGGGGCCTGGCCATGACGGTCCTGACCAGCTCCTTCCTCGCCGCGGCGGTGATCGGGCAGGTGTTCGCCCAGGCGGTCGGCGTCTGGCAGGGATGGCGCTGGTTCTTCTTCACGAGTGCCGGTTTCCTCGCCGCCGCCGTCATCGCCACAGCCCTCGTCCTCAGAAGGGATCCGCCCGTCGCCCCCGCGCCGGGCAACCCCTTTGCCCCGCTGGGCCGGCTCGTGACACGCCGGCGCTTGCTGGCCTTCCTTCTCGCGACACCCGCCGTCCTCGGCCCGTTCGTGGGCCTGTACACGGGTATCCAGCTTTCCGGCCTCATCCCGCAGGACGCGCTGCTGGCGCTGCGGGCCAGCGCGCTGCCCGCCCTGATCGCGGCGCCGTTCGCGAACCGGTTCCTCTCGAGGGTCCCGCCGGCCCGCCGCCTGCTCGCCGCGTTCACGGTCGCCGCCGTGGCCGGTGCCGCGCTCGCCGTCCTGCCCGGATCGGTGTGGACGGTGGGCGTCTGCATGTTCGCCGTCGCGCTCACGGTCTCGGTCGCGGCTCCGGCGATGATCGAGGTCGTCATGCCGCTGGCGCTGCCCCATCGCGGGGCGGGAACCGCGCTCTACACGTTCACCCTGTTCGCCGGGGCGAGCGTCGCCCCGCAGCTCGTCGGCTCCCTGGAGCTCGGTCTGAGCCGGACGGCGCTCGTCTCCGCGGCCGTGTTCGCCGCCGCGGGGGCGATCGTCGCCGTCGTGTCGCGCACCCGCCCGCCGGCGGCCCGCCGGCGGGTTCGGCCGCCGGCGGGCGGGGCGGTCAGCCGATGA
- a CDS encoding BNR-4 repeat-containing protein, protein MPSPVSRRRSGLGTRTALTAVALAGLACAALPATAQAAPDRQAGRAPAPAVEKLPFPVDTSNQAGWWRPLDRFKGVTYFAYNAPVTAAGQHEVHVAARGTDGTWTSGCLRTAAGACVAYGDDVGHNQPSIVVDGEGHIHAFVSMHNHPWRYYRTTRAGDVTSLVDASADMPDGESRFTYPVTVRGGDGDAYVMVRTDQDTLGRRSGRLYRFDTATHAWSRVAVIASANGHSFYPDDLKVDPRGRVHILWEWGPWPASALRHLGSYLVYNPADGSFRDVSGTERTVPVTPDAGEPVVYQPYAEGETITSESPAMQTAKIALKGNRLHGIAYRYRPATGGGNFAGFDVRYATWNGSAWTRETVADRTEAGPAVETSAAIDATHSAGKTRIYFVAQATGCGGVRSQVVVAERAASGGPWRFTTVGDPQRDLQRLRALPHPSGTDVLYVTAPLADGGRGGLWHASVPRAGGPVTGKTFPQITQELLGGDPTGTNLALGAQVTVSSALRADTGGDKAVDGLCTDASRWISAQGDTAPTITVDLGSPAAIDRVRVQTGYTRAPVPGTDVLRDFTVEARVDGQWQEIGRVTGNTSGTVTVDAGDVQADQVRLLITDPSGNALDVARVFEIEVIG, encoded by the coding sequence ATGCCGTCGCCCGTTTCCCGCCGGAGGAGCGGTCTGGGCACCCGGACCGCCCTCACCGCGGTCGCGCTCGCCGGCCTGGCCTGCGCGGCGCTCCCGGCCACCGCCCAGGCCGCACCCGACCGGCAGGCCGGACGGGCGCCCGCCCCGGCGGTGGAGAAGCTCCCCTTCCCCGTGGACACCTCCAACCAGGCCGGATGGTGGCGTCCCCTGGACCGGTTCAAGGGCGTGACGTACTTCGCCTACAACGCCCCCGTCACGGCCGCCGGGCAACACGAGGTGCACGTCGCGGCACGCGGGACGGACGGCACCTGGACCAGCGGCTGCCTGCGGACCGCCGCCGGGGCGTGCGTCGCCTACGGTGACGACGTCGGGCACAACCAGCCGTCCATCGTGGTGGACGGCGAGGGCCACATCCACGCCTTCGTCTCCATGCACAACCACCCCTGGCGCTATTACCGCACGACCCGGGCCGGTGACGTGACCTCCCTGGTGGACGCCTCCGCGGACATGCCCGACGGCGAGTCGCGCTTCACCTACCCAGTCACCGTGCGCGGCGGCGACGGCGACGCCTACGTGATGGTCCGCACCGACCAGGACACCCTGGGCAGGCGCAGCGGCCGGCTGTACCGCTTCGACACCGCCACGCACGCCTGGAGCCGGGTCGCGGTGATCGCCTCGGCGAACGGGCACTCCTTCTACCCCGACGACCTGAAGGTGGACCCGCGCGGCCGGGTGCACATCCTGTGGGAGTGGGGCCCGTGGCCGGCCAGTGCCCTGCGTCACCTGGGCTCCTACCTGGTCTACAACCCGGCCGACGGCTCCTTCCGTGACGTGAGCGGCACCGAGCGCACCGTGCCCGTGACGCCCGACGCGGGTGAGCCGGTGGTCTACCAGCCCTACGCCGAAGGCGAGACCATCACCTCGGAGAGCCCGGCGATGCAGACCGCGAAGATCGCCCTGAAGGGGAACCGGCTGCACGGCATCGCCTACCGCTATCGTCCGGCGACCGGCGGCGGCAACTTCGCCGGGTTCGACGTGCGCTACGCCACCTGGAACGGCTCGGCGTGGACCCGCGAGACCGTCGCCGACCGGACCGAGGCGGGCCCCGCCGTCGAGACGTCGGCGGCGATCGACGCCACCCACTCCGCCGGTAAGACCCGCATCTACTTCGTCGCCCAGGCGACCGGGTGCGGCGGTGTCCGCAGCCAGGTGGTGGTGGCCGAGCGGGCGGCCTCCGGAGGCCCGTGGCGGTTCACGACCGTGGGCGACCCCCAGCGCGACCTGCAGCGGCTGCGTGCCCTGCCGCACCCGAGCGGGACCGACGTGCTCTATGTGACCGCGCCGCTGGCCGACGGCGGCCGGGGCGGACTCTGGCACGCGTCGGTGCCCCGAGCCGGCGGCCCCGTCACCGGGAAGACGTTCCCGCAGATCACCCAGGAGCTGTTGGGCGGCGACCCGACCGGCACGAACCTCGCACTCGGTGCCCAGGTGACGGTCTCCTCCGCCCTGCGCGCCGACACCGGCGGCGACAAGGCTGTCGACGGCCTCTGCACCGACGCCAGCCGGTGGATCTCCGCCCAGGGCGACACGGCGCCGACGATCACCGTGGACCTCGGCTCTCCGGCCGCGATCGACCGGGTCCGGGTGCAGACCGGCTACACCCGCGCACCCGTCCCGGGCACCGACGTGCTGCGCGACTTCACCGTCGAGGCCCGCGTCGACGGCCAGTGGCAGGAGATCGGCCGCGTCACGGGCAACACCTCCGGCACGGTGACCGTGGACGCCGGTGACGTCCAGGCCGACCAGGTGCGGCTGCTCATCACCGACCCCTCCGGCAACGCCCTCGACGTCGCCCGCGTCTTCGAGATCGAGGTCATCGGCTGA
- a CDS encoding bifunctional 4-hydroxy-2-oxoglutarate aldolase/2-dehydro-3-deoxy-phosphogluconate aldolase, which yields MAEYRWRLAERVVSDRVIGIIRAPDADTAAELGTRLIGAGLHSVEVSLSTPAALSAIRRLAGGAALVGAGTVLDAQQAGAAIEAGARFLVCPTLSTDVIRSAHRHGVPVVAGAATPTEVLTALEHGADLVKIFPASQSSPGSLRDLLQALPYAPLVPTGGVSAATAPEWIAAGAAAVGIGGELTRGPAAETPGRVAALLSALRTSA from the coding sequence ATGGCCGAATACCGCTGGCGTCTCGCCGAGCGCGTCGTCTCCGACCGGGTGATCGGCATCATCCGGGCCCCGGACGCCGACACCGCGGCCGAGCTCGGCACCCGCCTCATCGGGGCCGGCCTCCACTCGGTCGAGGTCTCACTGTCGACGCCCGCGGCGCTCAGCGCGATCCGGCGGCTGGCGGGGGGTGCGGCGCTCGTCGGCGCGGGAACCGTCCTGGACGCTCAGCAGGCCGGGGCCGCGATCGAGGCCGGAGCACGTTTCCTGGTCTGCCCGACGCTCAGCACCGACGTGATCCGGTCGGCCCACCGCCACGGCGTGCCCGTGGTCGCCGGAGCCGCCACACCCACCGAGGTCCTGACCGCGCTGGAACACGGGGCCGACCTGGTCAAGATCTTCCCCGCCTCGCAGTCGTCCCCCGGCAGCCTGCGCGACCTCCTCCAGGCCCTCCCGTACGCCCCGCTCGTCCCCACCGGCGGCGTGAGCGCCGCCACCGCGCCCGAGTGGATCGCCGCCGGGGCCGCCGCCGTCGGCATCGGCGGCGAGCTGACCCGCGGCCCCGCCGCCGAGACGCCCGGCCGCGTCGCCGCGCTGCTCTCCGCACTGCGCACATCCGCCTGA
- a CDS encoding golvesin C-terminal-like domain-containing protein — protein MSMLARALTGALALPLVLAATSPASAAAVTPLAPVSAALVAPAPVSAALAAPASAPGAVAATVSTTRDPGYHETGAWTQAQRTGYLDGTTRFTREVGATASWTLTAPAEGEYTLGVWIPRSADVNDPAVTYSWDGGTPVTVNQAAIGDAWHTVGTVRLAAGTSLTVTVTARTAGKVTRADAVRLRSTKPSQDVLVNQSGYDLGASKRFTAPRAEDGSPFTVTREGSSTVLFRGTVTGGAGDFTAFDPAAPGPYVITVTGTAAGTGTSHPFGIGANWTYRVSLQRAIDFMVGSRCAHGDATELVFTDPAGNHCNRGNTGVAWRDDHQFSFSLQGLISMYLANPDAFTGTPGTGRYDGLAIPTTPDAPEIAKLVNWGVDLYLQGQVNHDLLKEQLAWFVHAYPHFSRWIPREQYVKARDHLVRLWGDPDRRRWNWYDIAHTADLFQTYTVVGTGKGQFPPGHSIVPNLMMYEVAKRDGLPDPGRYLASATAQAKWIVDNLDWNDPATTKGQRMSEHVTVTSLVYLLRNHPDAAPPGLAAKIRQWADVVVARSANMWDFRKYSADLWIIPEFNEPGNVAGLPAAALAAAGVVGDATVARTLRRIAASHVDGVFGRNPADAHFSHDAATADGFEGVERGWPKEYPPGKGAGELEEVRGVLDGSPKEAGYPYDPDADLGYTEGWVAFNSAWNASLAQLSADRTSLRAAAVAPGRPFSVRLRAALNLDAATAETGTVRVTTSGGDDETLTVTEAGRSSRDFTGTLPTDAGTVRADDGRLQIRPGQTITVRYGLDGFARTATVRVVS, from the coding sequence ATGTCCATGCTCGCACGCGCGCTGACCGGCGCGCTCGCCTTACCGCTCGTCCTCGCCGCCACGTCCCCCGCCTCCGCCGCCGCTGTCACACCCCTCGCCCCCGTCTCCGCCGCTCTCGTGGCCCCCGCCCCCGTCTCCGCCGCTCTCGCGGCCCCGGCGTCCGCACCCGGTGCCGTCGCCGCGACCGTCTCCACCACCCGCGACCCCGGATACCACGAGACCGGCGCCTGGACGCAGGCCCAGCGGACCGGCTACCTGGACGGCACCACCCGCTTCACCCGCGAGGTGGGTGCCACCGCCTCCTGGACCCTCACCGCCCCGGCCGAGGGCGAGTACACCCTCGGCGTGTGGATCCCCCGCTCCGCCGACGTCAACGACCCCGCCGTCACCTACTCCTGGGACGGCGGCACCCCGGTCACGGTGAACCAGGCCGCCATCGGCGACGCCTGGCACACCGTCGGCACCGTGCGGCTCGCTGCGGGCACGTCCCTCACCGTCACGGTGACCGCCCGCACCGCGGGGAAGGTGACCCGTGCCGACGCGGTACGGCTGCGCTCCACGAAGCCCTCCCAGGACGTGCTCGTCAACCAGAGCGGCTACGACCTGGGCGCCTCCAAGCGCTTCACCGCGCCACGCGCCGAGGACGGCAGCCCGTTCACCGTCACCCGTGAGGGCTCATCCACCGTCCTGTTCCGCGGCACGGTCACCGGCGGCGCCGGTGACTTCACCGCCTTCGACCCCGCCGCACCCGGCCCGTACGTGATCACCGTCACCGGGACCGCGGCCGGGACCGGCACCTCGCACCCGTTCGGGATCGGGGCGAACTGGACCTACCGCGTCTCCCTGCAGCGGGCGATCGACTTCATGGTGGGCAGCCGCTGCGCGCACGGCGACGCCACCGAACTGGTCTTCACCGACCCCGCGGGCAACCACTGCAACCGGGGCAACACCGGTGTCGCCTGGCGGGACGACCACCAGTTCTCCTTCTCCCTGCAGGGTCTGATCTCCATGTACCTGGCCAACCCGGACGCCTTCACCGGCACACCGGGCACCGGCCGCTACGACGGGCTGGCGATCCCCACGACCCCCGACGCGCCGGAGATCGCCAAGCTGGTCAACTGGGGGGTGGACCTCTACCTGCAGGGCCAGGTCAACCACGACCTGCTCAAGGAGCAGCTGGCCTGGTTCGTCCACGCCTACCCGCACTTCTCGCGGTGGATCCCGCGCGAGCAGTACGTCAAGGCCCGCGACCACCTGGTGCGCCTGTGGGGCGACCCGGACCGCAGGCGGTGGAACTGGTACGACATCGCGCACACCGCCGACCTGTTCCAGACCTACACGGTCGTCGGCACCGGCAAGGGCCAGTTCCCGCCCGGCCACTCGATCGTGCCCAACCTGATGATGTACGAGGTCGCCAAGCGCGACGGGCTCCCCGACCCCGGCCGTTACCTGGCCTCGGCCACCGCGCAGGCGAAGTGGATCGTGGACAACCTCGACTGGAACGACCCCGCCACCACCAAGGGCCAGCGGATGAGCGAGCACGTGACGGTGACCTCGCTCGTCTACCTCCTGCGCAACCACCCGGACGCGGCGCCGCCCGGCCTGGCGGCCAAGATCCGCCAGTGGGCCGACGTGGTGGTCGCCCGCTCGGCCAACATGTGGGACTTCCGTAAGTACTCGGCCGACCTGTGGATCATCCCCGAGTTCAACGAGCCGGGCAACGTCGCGGGCCTGCCCGCCGCCGCGCTCGCCGCGGCGGGGGTCGTCGGTGACGCGACCGTCGCCAGGACGCTGCGCCGGATCGCCGCCTCGCACGTCGACGGCGTCTTCGGCCGCAACCCCGCCGACGCGCACTTCTCGCACGACGCCGCCACCGCGGACGGCTTCGAGGGGGTGGAGCGCGGCTGGCCCAAGGAGTATCCGCCGGGTAAGGGCGCGGGCGAGCTGGAGGAGGTCCGCGGCGTGCTCGACGGCTCGCCCAAGGAGGCCGGTTACCCCTACGACCCGGACGCCGACCTCGGCTACACCGAGGGCTGGGTGGCGTTCAACAGCGCGTGGAACGCCAGCCTCGCCCAGCTGTCCGCCGACCGGACGAGCCTGCGCGCGGCGGCGGTGGCGCCGGGCCGGCCGTTCTCCGTACGGCTGCGCGCGGCGCTCAACCTCGACGCGGCGACGGCGGAGACCGGGACGGTGCGGGTGACCACCTCCGGCGGCGACGACGAGACGCTCACCGTCACGGAGGCGGGCAGGAGCTCACGGGACTTCACGGGGACGCTGCCCACCGACGCCGGAACCGTCCGCGCGGACGACGGGCGGCTGCAGATCCGCCCCGGCCAGACGATCACCGTTCGCTACGGCCTGGACGGTTTCGCCAGGACGGCCACAGTGCGGGTCGTCTCCTGA